Genomic DNA from Ornithorhynchus anatinus isolate Pmale09 chromosome 14, mOrnAna1.pri.v4, whole genome shotgun sequence:
GAATCACCCCTGCTGGGACAGGCCAGTGGAGTCCATCTATGACAAGAGCGGTCAGAGGTGGACACCAGCTGGACATGGGCAGGAGCCTTGGGATGGACACCCACCCAACCAAACCCCCCAACTCTCCtaagtgacccagcacagaccatccaaacctcttgactctcccctctccacccctgactctcccccggtgacccagcatggatcgTTCAACACCCCggactcctctctccacccccgatTCTCCCCAAGTAACCCAGCGTGAATGAACTAAcatccctctgactctcccttatttccctccagtgacccagcatgaccCAGTTAGCCACTGGTTTATCCAAGCCCTTCTGGACCCCGCTGATATTTCTATCTTGTACCTGCGGGAACAGATTCCATATGTTCATTCCCTGCCAGTGGAAGACATTTCTTCTATTTGAAACCCTTGACTGTTCAATTTCTCCAGGGGCCCCTCTTTCCTGTGCTGGGACAAAACAGCGCAGATCCCATACCGGCTCCAAAATAGCCCAGATCCCAGACTGGCTCCTAAATAGTCCAGATCCCAAGCAGGTTCCAAAATAGCCCAGAACCTGGCCCAGCTTGGACTCCAAAATATTCCAGATCCTTGACCGGCTCCCAAATAGTCCTGATCCTGGACTGTCTCTAAAATAGCCCAGATCCCAGGCTGGCTCCAGTATGTTCCGGATTCTGGACCAGCTCGGATAACCCCGATACCCAGATGAAGAACCGCCCTCCAAGTAGTCCAGATCCCAGAGGGGTTGTTGCCGGCTCTGCCCGGTGTCCCGTTGCCTCGGTTCTTAAATGTCGGGCGGGCGCGATCTCGGGCCTATTGGCCCCTGGCACTCccgcccttccaggcctggtctctctcccGCAGCAACTACCCGGCTCTGCTGGGCGTCTGGGTGTACGGCTTCTTCGTGCTGGGCCTGCTGGTCCTGGATCTGGTGCACTACTCGGCCATGAACTATGACGTCTGTAAGCTGTACCTGGCCCGCTGGGGCCTCCAGGCCGCGTGGATgaagccggggcccggcccgtggGGCAgccccgcccaggccccgccaCGCCCGGACcgtgcccggcccccgccgcccgcctcggcccccgccgCCTCAGCCCGCGCCACCTCGCCACCTGGCCCTGCTCCAAAGGGGGACTCACGGAAGCCGACGTTGCTCTCCTTTCACAGCTCCTCCGcctggtaagtgctcattgaGTTACTtagggatgcagtgtggcctactagatagagcacggcccggggaatcagaagctcatggttctaatcctggctctgccgcttgtctgctgtgtgaccatgggcaagtcacttcacttctccgtgcctcagttacctcagctgtaaaatggggatgaaaaccgtgagcctcatgtggggcatgtatctactccagcgcttagggcagtgcctggcacatactaagtgtttaacaaataccgtaaaaaaaaaaagagagaaaagagtgtaGCAAAAATGCCTGGTTTCAAGGGGCAGCCGGTTCAACCGCACAGTCGATAGGAGATCGAGTAGAAACCGTACTCTCCTATGTCCCATTTCGAGCTGCACGCCATTGCCGGGGTTGACCCCGATGGCAGAGCAACCTCGCGTCTGAGGCAGCGGCCTCCTCCCTCATTAGCAACGGGAGGGAGGAAAGCGCCggctgggaggcagggcagaCCAGTGGGCAGAGCCTCGCTGgcgcccgggagccgggggaccgggattctaatcctctTGGTCCTGGAGTCTTCCTCAGATGCCCTCTTCAGATGTTCCTCCCCAACTGGGCAGTCACCCCTACCCTGAGTGAGTGGGTGCCTGAGTGAGCATGTTGGGGAGCGAATGCAAGTGTGAGGGAGGAAAGTGAGTAAGTGCATGAGGGAGAAAATGAGTGCCAGGGGGAGTGAGTGTGAGAGAACACAAGAATGAGTGCATGAATGATGGTGTGAGGGGGTGAGGACATGAGAGAAGGAGTGAGTGTGTGAGGGTCTGAGCGGGTAAGGGAATGAGTGAGCACGTGTGTGAAGGAGTGAGGGAAGCTACAGACATCAAGGTGGTTAAAGgagtctgggggagacagagtcgATTCCCTTCCTGGCTTGGGATCCCCAGATTCCTGGAACCTGGATCCCCAgagtcccgtggctcagtggaaagagcacgggctttggagtcagggctcatgagttcgaatcccagctctgccacttgtcggctgtgtgactgtgggcaagtcacttaacttctctgtgcctcagttccctcatctgtaaaatggggattaagactgtgagccccacgtgggacgacctgattcccctgtctaccccagcgcttagaacagtgctcggcacatagtaagcgcttaacaaataccaacatcatcatcatcatcatcaggtcccCAAATGCCCAGAACTGGGCTCTTCCCACCAACCCATCCGCCTCCATGCTTGCTTAAACTCATGATCTGCCCTCTTACCTCAGGCTCCGGGTCTGAATTTGGGATTGACGCTGCTGTGCTTCCTCCCTAGAAACAAACCGTCGTCCATGTGCCtcaggttgggaggggagatgtcAAAGCCCCAACCGGCAGCTTCCAGCAGGAGACCCAGCCGGGCCAAGATGTTGGCGGGGAGCCAAGATGGAGGCGGAGGACCAAGATGGGCCAGCACCCCACGCCCCTAGGGACCCTCCCGCTGACCGGCAAGGGAAGAGGCGTCCCGGGCAGGGCTTCCCCAGGCAGACGTCAGTAAGCAATATTTCCGTGTTCGACCGCCCCTCGTTTGCAGGCGATGGCGGGGCttggggggggctggggaggtcaACGGCTGGTCCACGGCTCTGGACACCTGGGTTCCGGACCGCGAGTTAGACCAGAGACAATCGCCGCTTCTTCGCCCTTCACCCAACCCACTGCCCCCACGAGCTGAGTACCGCTCACCAGAGCACTGAGCGAGAGGGGCCCAAGGGGTCCGATGGACATGGGCCACAGCAGGGTGGATGGTGGAGCTCAGACCGGCCTGGTGTCGGGGCGTCTCCTCTCCGGACCTGAGGCAGAAAGGTCTCTACTGGcaccgggggggagaggggaaggctcaTTGTGGTGCAGTCGGCTTAATTTGGACAGttgaaaggggatgggggggcagggagaagagggggtgtcCCAGGGAATTCCTTCCCATCATAGATCTCACTGCCCAGTCTAGTCATCcacagtgtggcccaatggaaagagcacgaggctgggaatcggaggaccctgGTTCTACTTCCGATTCTGTCCctggctgctgtgagaccttgggccagccactgaactgctctgggcctcagtctcctcctcctctgtaaaatggggattagggttcCTACCTCACGGAGTGTTGTGAGAATGAAACGCGATTACTGAAGTTAAGGCACTTTAGAAAAGTGAAAGGAACAGTGCTGTCCAAGTTCAACGTATTCTGAAAAATTGGCCAGAGGGTTTTCGGAAGAATCTGAGTAGCCACTCAACCAGGTCAGTGACTCTGTGTGGCTAACTCTTTGGGGGCTGACCGATGATCACTGCACCTGGCAAGATCCCTGAGTGGGGACACTACTGTTGGGGATGGGAGCAGAGGACACAGCAAAACCCCTGAAGGATAAAGAAACCCCCTGCCGGTGCCGGTGCTGCCGGTGTAGAAACGCCCTCCCATCGGTCCATCAATCAAGAGTAGTGACTGagtgcctcctgggtgcagaacactgtagtaaaagcttgggagtgtgcaatacagtgagttaaacataatccctgcccttaaggagtttatggtctactgtgttcagaacactgtgctaaacacgtgggaaagtacaatgaagatggggaagcagtgtggcctagtggaaaaaagctcaggcctgggagtcaaagggtcagggttctagtcctggctctgccacttgccattggcataaccttgggcaagtcacttaactgctctgtgcctcagtttcctcatctgcgaaatggggatgaaatacttgttttccctcctacttagactgtgagccccttatgagacagggactgagtcccacttgattatcttgtatctacccatgtgcttagtacagtgctggcccatagtaagcgcttaacaaataccattattattattattgctataattattatattactgtTAATACTGGTTAGAcacaactcctgccctcaaggagcttacggtctcctatgtatagaccactgtactaagcgctcggaagagaacgatggagttagtagacaaggtccctgcccttgaggagcttcttctactgtgggcagaccactgttctgagtacttggGTGAGGACAAAAGAGTTAGcgcacctgatccctgccctcaaagagcttctggtctactgtgtggagagcactaaactgagcgctcggaagaagacagagttagcagacacaatcccttccctggaGAAGTGCCCGGTttagtgggagagagaaacagagtagggccagagacaggaagaggaagaagag
This window encodes:
- the SHISAL1 gene encoding protein shisa-like-1; the protein is MTGCGSQSLKVLMVVFSLLTPAVSSTHFRVCEPYADHKGRYHFGFHCPRLSDDKSFIFCCHHNNTVFKYCCNDTEFQAVMRMNLTGHSESFMHNNYPALLGVWVYGFFVLGLLVLDLVHYSAMNYDVCKLYLARWGLQAAWMKPGPGPWGSPAQAPPRPDRARPPPPASAPAASARATSPPGPAPKGDSRKPTLLSFHSSSA